A genomic region of Alligator mississippiensis isolate rAllMis1 chromosome 6, rAllMis1, whole genome shotgun sequence contains the following coding sequences:
- the PITHD1 gene encoding PITH domain-containing protein 1 translates to MAHGHGHSHGEGGCCGAGPGPGPGPGPGPGAGPSGWGLHLRIDRARLQCLNERREGSGASVFRAWEERGDRSQFVESDEDEELLFNVPFTGNVKLKAVVVMGDDDGTHPAEMRLFKNTPHMSFDDAAREPDQMFSLNRDITGVLEYPTKIARFSNVYHLSIHISKNFGAETTKIFYIGLKGEWTEARRHEVTICNYEAAANPADHKLEQLMPQTHFIS, encoded by the exons ATGGCGCACGGGCACGGGCACTCGCACGGGGAGGGCGGGTGCtgcggcgcggggccggggccggggccggggccggggccggggccgggcgcggggccctcgggctgggggctgcacctgCGCATCGACCGCGCCCGCCTGCAGTGCCTCAACGAGCGGCGCGAGGGTAGCGGCGCCTCCGTCTTCCGCGCCTGGGAGGAGCGCGGCGACCGCAGCCAG TTCGTGGAGAGCGACGAGGACGAGGAGCTGCTGTTCAACGTCCC GTTCACCGGCAACGTGAAGCTGAAGGCCGTCGTGGTGATGGGAGACGACGACGGCACGCACCCGGCGGAGATGCGGCT CTTCAAAAATACTCCGCACATGTCGTTTGATGATGCAGCCAGGGAACCAGATCAGatgttcagcctgaatcgggATATCACGGGGGTCCTGGAGTATCCCACTAA GATTGCCCGTTTCTCAAATGTTTACCACCTCTCCATCCACATTTCCAAGAACTTTGGAGCTGAGACGACAAAGATCTTTTATATAGGCCTAAAGGGAGAGTGGACAGAG GCCCGTCGCCATGAAGTGACCATCTGCAATTATGAAGCAGCAGCCAACCCAGCTGATCACAAACTTGAACAGCTCATGCCACAAACCCACTTCATTTCCTAA